From the uncultured Fibrobacter sp. genome, one window contains:
- a CDS encoding Rpn family recombination-promoting nuclease/putative transposase has product MNRTQYRALLEAISIDKNNLLKYRELYQYAYILSDGIFKVVFAEEKSHSLLISLVNAMLDLQGGEAIKDITLEMQEFPGIFNKKNCILDIIGTTNAGEKVLVEVQQKSDRFFKDRVEYYISRVIENQVHTSEKYELPRIYFLGLLDFEMFPEEPSTYIHRVDEMCHGKKFFPKIQKIFVEIDKFFELENRGSTKSDNSAAAQWLRAIKAIVKEERAPENILKNETFQRLLNSVKLINFEEELFNLEVKNMTDLMAEHEEGLAEGRELGFAEGKCEGFAEGKTEGFAEGKTEGFAEGKNEGLATGFAEGKEQERADSIAVLQEMGLPADKVAEFQAKLEALNKNP; this is encoded by the coding sequence ATGAACCGTACCCAATACCGTGCCTTGCTCGAGGCCATATCCATCGACAAAAACAACCTTCTCAAGTACCGTGAACTCTACCAATACGCCTACATCCTGAGCGACGGCATTTTCAAAGTGGTCTTTGCGGAAGAAAAGTCCCACTCGCTCCTCATCTCGCTCGTGAACGCGATGCTTGACTTGCAGGGCGGCGAAGCCATCAAGGACATCACGCTCGAAATGCAGGAATTCCCGGGAATCTTCAACAAGAAAAATTGCATCCTGGATATCATCGGCACGACCAACGCTGGAGAGAAAGTCCTCGTCGAAGTCCAGCAGAAGAGCGACAGGTTCTTCAAGGACCGCGTAGAATATTACATCTCGCGCGTCATCGAGAACCAGGTCCATACCAGCGAAAAATACGAGCTGCCCCGCATCTACTTCCTCGGCCTGCTCGACTTCGAGATGTTCCCGGAGGAACCCTCCACATACATCCACCGCGTCGACGAGATGTGCCACGGGAAAAAGTTCTTCCCCAAAATCCAGAAGATTTTCGTGGAAATTGACAAGTTCTTTGAACTTGAGAACAGAGGTTCCACCAAAAGCGACAATTCCGCAGCAGCCCAGTGGCTTCGCGCCATCAAAGCAATCGTCAAGGAGGAAAGAGCCCCCGAAAACATTTTGAAAAACGAGACTTTTCAAAGGTTGCTCAATTCGGTAAAATTGATTAATTTTGAAGAGGAACTCTTCAACCTCGAGGTAAAGAACATGACTGATCTGATGGCTGAACACGAAGAAGGCCTAGCGGAAGGCCGTGAACTAGGATTCGCCGAGGGTAAATGCGAAGGATTCGCTGAAGGAAAAACCGAAGGATTCGCCGAGGGCAAGACCGAGGGATTCGCCGAAGGGAAAAACGAGGGGCTCGCCACAGGATTTGCTGAAGGAAAGGAACAGGAGCGTGCCGATTCCATCGCAGTCCTTCAAGAAATGGGACTTCCTGCAGATAAAGTCGCCGAGTTCCAGGCAAAGCTCGAAGCATTGAACAAGAACCCGTAA
- a CDS encoding phosphoribosyltransferase family protein has product MSDRFIVTGNFTDDPFAIDMAQYIGLREDISDVVSLKTFANSEFCPRYGLDVDDMEHIGRRLEGKIVLICSVSNHERSRNDYAMRNCILARAAKDNGAEQVVLVEPDLFYSAQDRGPHRIGPLEKDRPDIDLKKFDGQAFTSLLYAQLLKTSGVDAVVTVHNHSVKVQNLFSEIFEGNFHNLIPTDAYAHYIKNSNFVQTGKDGNNLVIVSPDKGARPFMNAVFDALQLPECKRVVMDKVRTGEREISMTFNPELSDISIEEIQGKDVIVFDDMVRTGTTIVQCCEHIKKGNPNRVCFGVTHFHTSPEAREKLNSPAIDEILTTSTLPDIMNRDCQGRLRKKLTVMKLGKWIARHVMQMYGLDDGRFEKDFYKIDMSSKNPRWPPVFF; this is encoded by the coding sequence ATGTCAGATCGTTTTATCGTGACCGGCAACTTCACCGATGACCCGTTCGCCATCGACATGGCCCAGTACATTGGTCTCCGTGAAGACATCTCCGACGTGGTCTCCCTGAAGACCTTTGCTAACTCCGAATTCTGCCCCCGCTACGGGCTGGACGTGGACGATATGGAACATATCGGCCGCCGCCTCGAAGGCAAGATCGTCCTGATTTGCTCGGTCTCGAACCACGAACGCAGCCGTAACGACTACGCTATGCGTAACTGCATTTTGGCCCGCGCCGCCAAGGACAACGGTGCCGAGCAGGTGGTGCTCGTTGAACCTGACCTGTTCTACAGCGCCCAGGACCGCGGCCCGCACCGCATTGGTCCCCTCGAGAAGGATCGCCCGGACATCGACTTGAAGAAGTTCGACGGCCAGGCCTTCACGAGCCTCCTTTACGCCCAGTTGCTCAAGACCTCCGGCGTCGATGCCGTGGTGACGGTCCACAACCACAGCGTCAAGGTGCAGAACCTCTTCAGCGAAATTTTCGAAGGCAACTTCCACAACCTTATCCCGACGGACGCCTACGCCCACTACATCAAGAACAGCAACTTCGTGCAGACGGGCAAGGACGGCAACAACCTCGTGATTGTCTCCCCGGACAAGGGCGCCCGCCCGTTCATGAACGCCGTGTTCGACGCCCTGCAGCTCCCCGAGTGCAAGCGCGTGGTGATGGACAAGGTCCGTACCGGTGAACGTGAAATCAGCATGACCTTCAACCCGGAACTCTCCGACATCAGCATCGAAGAAATCCAGGGCAAAGACGTTATCGTGTTCGACGACATGGTGCGTACGGGTACGACGATTGTGCAGTGTTGCGAACACATCAAGAAGGGCAACCCGAACCGCGTTTGCTTCGGCGTGACGCACTTCCACACAAGCCCCGAGGCCCGCGAAAAGCTCAACAGCCCCGCCATTGACGAAATTCTCACGACATCCACCCTCCCGGACATCATGAACCGCGACTGCCAGGGCCGCCTGCGCAAGAAGCTCACCGTGATGAAACTCGGCAAGTGGATTGCTCGCCACGTGATGCAGATGTATGGTCTCGACGACGGACGTTTCGAGAAGGACTTCTACAAGATCGATATGTCCTCCAAGAACCCGCGTTGGCCGCCGGTCTTTTTTTAA